A single region of the Manihot esculenta cultivar AM560-2 chromosome 12, M.esculenta_v8, whole genome shotgun sequence genome encodes:
- the LOC110627890 gene encoding terpene synthase 10: protein MALHLFASYPICSFTKQPSRTCSFRLLKIGNIFSPLGCLVSPKLAKKTIVRRSANYQPPIWDFNFVQSLKSEYGGEVYTNRISKLKEEVRLILLKQAVDPLDQLQLIDTLQRLGLAYHFEDEIKSILMSIYSHNNARREDLYATALEFRLLREHGYKIPQEIFNSFQDEVGNFKKCLCEDWEGMLSLYEASFLSDENEDILQNARDFTTTCLRKFVQQSQDQNLSNLVSHALEIPLHWRMLRLETRWFIDVYERKQGMNPLLLELAKLDFNNVQMIHQNDLKHVSRWWRSTGLGEKLSFARDRLMENFFWSIGVIFKPQFSYCRRMLTKVGALLTTIDDIYDVYGTLDELELFTDAVQRWDVNAVEQLPDYMKICYLSLHNTINEIAFDFLREQGIHIVPYLKRAWADQCKSYLLEARWYYNGYTPSLQEYIDNAWISIAGPVILVHAFFLVNSPISNDALKCLEEYSSIIRCSSMIFRFADDLGTSSDELKRGDVPKSIQCYMHETGASEKEARDHIRFLISETWKEMNEEKSTYSPFSETFISIAFNLARMAQCMYQHGDGHGIEDRETKDRVVSLLVQPIPCLNKVV from the exons ATGGCCCTTCATTTATTTGCTTCATATCCTATTTGCTCTTTCACTAAACAGCCATCAAGAACTTGTTCCTTTAGATTACTCAAAATTGGCAATATTTTCAGTCCTCTTGGATGCTTGGTGTCTCCAAAACTTGCCAAGAAAACTATTGTGAGAAGATCTGCAAATTACCAACCTCCCATTTGGGATTTTAATTTTGTGCAGTCACTGAAGAGTGAATATGGG GGAGAGGTTTACACTAACCGAATCAGTAAGCTGAAGGAAGAGGTGAGGCTGATATTGCTTAAGCAAGCTGTGGATCCTCTGGATCAGCTCCAACTAATTGACACCTTGCAAAGACTTGGATTAGCTTATCACTTTGAAGATGAAATAAAGAGTATCTTGATGAGCATTTACAGCCATAATAATGCAAGAAGGGAGGATTTATATGCTACAGCTCTTGAATTTAGACTCCTAAGAGAACATGGATATAAAATACCTCAAG AGATCTTCAATAGTTTCCAAGATGAGGTGGGAAACTTCAAAAAGTGCCTATGTGAGGATTGGGAGGGAATGCTATCCTTGTACGAGGCATCATTCCTTTCAGACGAAAATGAAGATATCTTGCAAAATGCAAGAGATTTTACAACCACTTGTCTAAGGAAGTTTGTTCAACAGAGCCAAGACCAAAACCTATCCAATTTAGTAAGTCATGCACTGGAGATCCCACTGCATTGGAGGATGCTGAGGTTGGAGACCAGATGGTTTATTGATGTATATGAAAGAAAACAGGGCATGAATCCTCTTCTGCTAGAACTTGCTAAATTGGACTTCAACAACGTGCAGATGATACACCAAAACGATCTAAAACACGTGTCAAG GTGGTGGAGGAGTACAGGTTTAGGGGAAAAGTTGAGCTTTGCGAGAGATAGGCTAATGGAGAACTTCTTTTGGAGCATTGGGGTGATATTCAAGCCACAGTTCAGCTATTGTAGGAGAATGTTGACAAAGGTTGGAGCACTACTAACAACCATTGATGATATATATGATGTGTATGGAACATTGGATGAGCTTGAGCTTTTCACTGATGCTGTTCAAAG atGGGATGTCAATGCAGTGGAGCAACTTCCAGACTACATGAAGATATGTTACCTTTCTCTCCATAACACCATAAATGAAATAGCTTTTGATTTCCTTAGGGAACAAGGAATTCACATCGTCCCCTACTTGAAAAGAGCT TGGGCAGATCAGTGCAAATCATATTTATTGGAAGCGAGATGGTATTACAATGGATATACACCAAGTTTGCAAGAATATATTGATAATGCATGGATCTCTATAGCAGGTCCTGTGATCCTAGTCCATGCTTTCTTTCTCGTAAATTCTCCAATTTCAAATGATGCCTTAAAATGCTTGGAAGAGTATTCCAGCATAATTCGATGTTCATCGATGATTTTTAGATTTGCAGATGATCTTGGAACATCATCG GATGAATTAAAGAGAGGTGATGTTCCAAAATCAATTCAATGCTACATGCATGAAACTGGAGCTTCAGAAAAAGAAGCTCGTGATCACATACGATTTCTAATTAGCGAGACATGGAAGGAAATGAATGAAGAAAAATCCACATATTCTCCATTTTCAGAAACTTTTATTAGTATAGCATTTAACTTAGCTAGAATGGCGCAATGCATGTACCAACATGGAGACGGTCATGGAATCGAAGACCGTGAGACTAAGGACCGAGTTGTATCACTACTTGTTCAACCTATTCCCTGTCTAAACAAGGTTGTCTAG